In the genome of Euleptes europaea isolate rEulEur1 chromosome 7, rEulEur1.hap1, whole genome shotgun sequence, one region contains:
- the AKAP12 gene encoding A-kinase anchor protein 12 — MGAGGSAEARSPQDGDAAQDGGHARTAGPQAEAPPEPEPRQERAKVLQKNGYSSINGIAEEQVELDLKPEGLNGQQAQGIITDVGKRETPNVILKEESAENVETKTPESTGKTNEYDDPKDSPDGDKQLPTPEEKAEEQELSSESPSNDVGFKKVFKFVGFKFTVRKDKTEKLEPVQLLNVKADDTEVTADAAGDCKKVKMEMVEEAVQDEVSHPVEKTEQQTQTEQLKEEASSENIKESSVEPTERSKEAEVKSDGSKLVESPTSPLANETASPLRKFFTQGWAGFRKKTSFRKPKEDDQPVETEKQDQEKEMAEEENAIEEELEKEKTVPEKDGAEISVEPSDEAVKKEREEREEAKMRDVSTETHQEQPITPPSQESVKSVNNESEICLTEKIGLAYKEKSEPMQECLPSLEQSTPALSEKKHAAPLAKEVLEEKLDTCEPASPLAMAKTEEDFEILEDKLEPKAPLATESFDEIPSEFNNDISTIVKGEEVKTNEKEELIHEQLVETDAQILKGQSADEQLKIKETIPVATNEQINQTEPSSGDAATSKPPDGITNEAEMLSSQERTKIHGSPLKKLFTSTSLKKLSGKKHKVKREESKSGESVEQTQLSDSAESPEEQKGESSASSPEETIELSSVEKVTDVVQVTETEEGVTSDMEKKRESVTPWASFKKMVTPKKRVRRLSESDKEEELEKAKSATSTESAPCEEQEDNKENSEEQKLEKSIDEPKRKVDTSVSWEALICVGSSKKRAGKSSSSDEEVGQRLAQEGQKIDESGAYKETAPDMTFTSSQESDQGQGNSSPEQAGSPSESEGVSTWESFKRLVTPRRKSKTKMEDRTEEVATVPSSEHSASDGDSGKEESWVSFKKLMPGRRKKKSDGIPEHAPVEEVGEEITENNEEDYDVPAVVPLSEYEAAEQEKFEAQKAKEDDVTKKRTLDERIEKSKDALVDAQSSEGLVHAVTVTVVEGERAVTSIEERSPSWISAAVAESIEHADEDKEKQPEQTSETGIGEDIAVVTKHMPEIRKDISGDTIISELELTPEAITAREEASGVEEVTEVSCAEETTEMVSAVSRLSESPDTTEVATPVQEVEAQQNLEELNKQTQEVLQEVAERVKLSDEAQLVSEKVSEIAIQSTSVEKSRQEITVIVFPESKLADSPLKVEDLEKISIHINEGTESDHTQGEVKGSRLKEMLENSKDSCAEGKERTEKSVHLDVADASETEQERHEEVMNEQTTEEKSEEEDFVFVTVPAGEEPEIKIGETVGKQQHLSLEAVLEECGTIAVEEVTVNLEAAAQGEVTEDGVTEVDESMKGINEEKTEFSYNLMQMVIVPGLESKNAEISAAEVKKAAMLNDVKDSEQFIQPTRPEELVPEVPIQSQAVDIPVQNVVNEVNALDITKDVTIGLETKRTEKVASGAYLQNKDTEALLHNVPTQTPVQKMEPDIHLEKVEVEIPVENMKPKPHLLNTETKIHVDTVETGISIRKMEVEVHQQDAEIEALIQKVETESHKEVEKEPYLPNVEAEVLAEKTDVMVEAELSTEKAKAEIPTEKATILTEEAEAEVPVEKACGKMHLEASAEKIDTDVEVGSPAEKTDVKVDVDASIAKVVEASVEKEATPFHIEEVESEVAKKVEMKVPVQKVDVKDLTEDTKVEDTKVNTEEAKVGIPSVMVEAVVNTKALTENIDVEALAEQSEEAVEGKAAAKLAKQKEILQKVEAEDKFQSEIDDTMNSIISVEVPVCADLPQATVTGDISRVTVQSGMQDTASSFQVEYLDSVGSEGPFKGEVKSAGLAFELTSTEQAVIDEPVERGEIKVLTYKQDAVFIQNYPADGKLTLESQHVEEISPQTNKLGDVTLAFESKCTEEIVTETPMQKEKFIPFMEIEGEESKSMDSAASEVLMQSEKENSLALKSNFTEDELTEDAVENKLENTELAIESKHTKGVIKAAAKTEVEGETFVSGRVSESSKKIKVRSQKCVTVETDKSTESTEQAASGDVLYAAPMQQCPKQQEGVTTDIPEMQSYEASKSSVPVTAAAVEEQVIEESVTVTEGSAETLQSFLEESKETAFKMVQQVTFAHSGLRAPGSDTEVVSWTEKTKSAAEKPILPADDVIQTHVLDCLPKMKSALSQDTEKQVLSPERSPSLTHIELQKDGVQHVTIESQSTKIVLKIIQNAVDKLEKTEDTASASSLVCENKSQIRESIHTDQQLVPTNLEEQETLTTEENVPLTCDMSEDGGSWDAKRADTDREAVKHMSRSDEHLGTVTTLVQGHGAMNETGEKITEELGLQKENGEIKLESEVDAAVPAETERMTVEGIVSGDLPKESLDIDQPKLKGVEAGEIVQMQEHFIEQRAHAKRKEDQSIGLGETHTEEGVNNQDYTSCESLLLKSELTES, encoded by the coding sequence TTGGAAAAAGAGAAACTCCAAATGTGATTCTAAAAGAAGAGTCTGCTGAAAACGTGGAGACCAAGACACCAGAATCAACTGGTAAAACAAATGAATATGATGACCCTAAGGACTCACCAGATGGTGATAAACAATTGCCAACTCcagaagaaaaagcagaagagCAGGAACTATCCAGCGAATCTCCATCTAATGATGTCGGATTTAAAAAAGTGTTTAAGTTTGTTGGATTCAAATTTACTGTCAGAAAGGATAAGACTGAAAAGTTAGAACCTGTTCAGCTATTGAATGTAAAAGCAGATGATACAGAAGTCACAGCAGATGCAGCTGGAGACTGTAAAAAAGTCAAAATGGAGATGGTAGAGGAAGCAGTACAAGATGAGGTGTCTCATCCTGTAGAAAAGACTGAACAACAAACTCAAACTGAGCAGTTGAAGGAAGAAGCTTCTTCTGAAAATATAAAAGAAAGTTCTGTGGAACCAACTGAACGAAGCAAAGAGGCAGAAGTTAAAAGTGATGGTAGCAAGTTGGTAGAGTCTCCAACAAGTCCATTAGCTAATGAAACAGCCTCACCCCTAAGAAAGTTCTTTACTCAGGGATGGGCTGGCTTTAGGAAAAAGACAAGCTTCAGGAAGCCGAAAGAAGATGACCAGCCTGTTGAGACAGAAAAACAAGACCAAGAGAAAGaaatggcagaagaagaaaatgCTATTGAAGAAgaactggaaaaagaaaaaacagtccCAGAAAAGGATGGGGCAGAAATTTCAGTAGAACCCTCAGATGAGGCagtgaaaaaagaaagagaggaaagagaagaagcaAAAATGAGGGACGTCTCAACAGAAACACACCAAGAACAACCCATTACTCCACCATCACAAGAGTCTGTAAAAAGTGTAAACAATGAATCTGAGATATGTTTGACTGAGAAGATTGGTCTGGCCTACAAGGAAAAATCAGAACCAATGCAAGAATGTCTACCATCCCTAGAGCAAAGCACTCCTGCATTGTCTGAGAAAAAACATGCTGCTCCCCTGGCAAAAGAAGTACTTGAGGAAAAATTAGACACATGTGAACCAGCTTCTCCACTGGCAATGGCAAAGACTGAAGAAGATTTTGAAATACTTGAAGACAAACTTGAACCAAAAGCTCCTCTGGCAACTGAAAGTTTTGATGAAATACCCTCAGAGTTTAACAATGATATTAGCACCATTGTGAAGGGGGAAGAggtaaaaacaaatgaaaaagaagaatTAATTCATGAACAATTAGTTGAGACAGATGCTCAAATTTTAAAAGGACAATCTGCTGATGAacagttaaaaataaaagaaactaTACCTGTAGCAACGAATGAACAGATTAATCAAACTGAACCAAGCAGTGGAGATGCAGCAACATCTAAACCTCCAGACGGCATCACAAATGAAGCTGAAATGCTTTCATCCCAAGAAAGAACTAAGATACATGGCAGCCCCTTAAAGAAGCTTTTTACAAGTACTAGCTTAAAGAAGTTGTCAGGAAAGAAACATAAAGTAAAAAGAGAAGAATCTAAGTCAGGGGAATCAGTGGAACAAACACAATTGTCTGATTCTGCAGAAAGTCCTGAAGAACAAAAGGGAGAAAGTTCTGCCTCTTCTCCTGAAGAGACAATAGAGCTGTCTTCTGTAGAAAAAGTTACAGATGTAGTACAGGTCACTGAAACTGAAGAAGGTGTTACTTCAGATAtggagaagaaaagagaaagtgtTACTCCTTGGGCATCGTTTAAAAAGATGGTGACCCCTAAGAAACGGGTCAGGAGACTTTCTGAAagtgacaaagaagaagaacttGAGAAGGCCAAGAGTGCTACTTCAACTGAAAGCGCTCCTTGTGAAGAACAGGAAGATAATAAAGAAAATAGTGAGGAGCAGAAGTTAGAAAAAAGTATAGATGAGCCCAAGAGAAAGGTTGATACTTCTGTATCATGGGAAGCCTTAATTTGTGTAGGTTCATCTAAGAAAAGAGCTGGAAAATCATCATCTTCTGATGAAGAAGTAGGACAAAGACTTGCTCAAGAAGGGCAAAAAATAGATGAAAGTGGAGCATATAAAGAAACAGCCCCAGACATGACCTTTACTAGCTCCCAGGAAAGTGATCAAGGACAAGGAAATTCCTCGCCAGAACAAGCTGGAAGTCCATCTGAAAGTGAAGGAGTTTCAACATGGGAGTCCTTTAAAAGGCTAGTAACTCCAAGAAGAAAATCCAAAACAAAGATGGAAGACAGAACTGAAGAGGTGGCCACAGTTCCAAGTTCAGAACATTCTGCATCAGATGGAGATTCTGGAAAAGAAGAATCCTgggtttcatttaaaaaattaatgccTGGTCGCAGGAAGAAAAAGTCAGATGGAATACCAGAGCATGCTCCTGTTGAGGAAGTGGGAGAAGAAATTACAGAAAACAATGAAGAAGATTATGATGTTCCAGCTGTTGTTCCTTTATCAGAGTATGAAGCGGCTGAACAAGAGAAATTTGAAGCACAAAAGGCAAAAGAGGATGATGTAACTAAGAAGAGAACTTTGGATGAGAGAATTGAAAAGTCAAAAGATGCTTTAGTGGATGCACAGTCCAGTGAAGGACTAGTTCACGCAGTTACTGTCACAGTGGTTGAAGGGGAAAGAGCAGTTACAAGTATTGAAGAAAGGTCTCCATCTTGGATATCTGCTGCTGTGGCAGAGTCCATTGAACATGCAGATGAAGACAAAGAGAAACAACCTGAGCAAACTTCTGAAACTGGAATTGGAGAAGATATAGCAGTAGTTACTAAACACATGCCAGAAATTAGAAAGGACATTAGTGGTGACACAATAATCAGTGAACTGGAGTTGACCCCAGAAGCAATTACAGCTCGAGAAGAAGCTTCAGGTGTTGAAGAAGTAACTGAAGTTTCCTGTGCTGAAGAGACAACTGAAATGGTTTCAGCAGTTTCAAGATTAAGTGAGTCTCCTGATACAACAGAAGTAGCTACACCTGTTCAGGAAGTAGAAGCTCAGCAAAATCTAGAAGAATTAAATAAGCAAACCCAGGAAGTTCTACAAGAAGTTGCTGAAAGAGTTAAATTATCTGATGAAGCACAACTGGTTAGTGAAAAAGTGTCTGAAATAGCCATTCAGTCAACatcagtagaaaaaagcaggcaAGAAATTACCGTCATCGTGTTTCCAGAATCTAAATTGGCCGACTCACCCTTAAAGGTAGAAGATCTTGAGAAGATTAGTATCCACATTAATGAAGGCACAGAAAGTGATCACACTCAAGGTGAAGTTAAAGGAAGTCGTTTGAAGGAAATGTTGGAGAATAGTAAAGACTCATGTGCTGagggaaaagaaagaacagaaaaaagTGTGCATTTAGATGTGGCTGATGCAAGTGAAACTGAACAAGAAAGACATGAAGAAGTCATGAACGAACAGACAactgaagaaaaatctgaagagGAAGATTTTGTCTTTGTTACAGTACCTGCTGGTGAAGAGCCAGAAATAAAAATTGGTGAGACTGTTGGAAAGCAACAACATCTTTCTTTAGAAGcagttttggaggaatgtggaACTATTGCAGTAGAGGAAGTGACCGTGAATTTAGAAGCAGCAGCTCAAGGTGAGGTCACTGAAGATGGTGTTACAGAAGTGGATGAATCAATGAAAGGAATAAATGAAGAGAAGACTGAATTCTCCTATAATCTTATGCAAATGGTGATTGTACCTGGCCTGGAGTCAAAAAATGCAGAAATAAGTGCAGCTGAGGTAAAGAAGGCTGCTATGCTGAATGATGTAAAAGATTCTGAGCAGTTTATACAACCCACAAGACCTGAAGAACTAGTGCCTGAAGTACCAATCCAGAGCCAGGCTGTTGATATTCCAGTGCAGAATGTAGTAAATGAAGTGAATGCTCTGGATATCACCAAAGATGTTACAATTGGCTTAGAAACTAAAAGGACAGAGAAAGTTGCATCTGGGGCCTACTTGCAGAACAAGGACACTGAGGCCCTTTTACACAATGTGCCAACTCAAACTCCTGTGCAGAAAATGGAACCTGATATCCATCTTGAGAAAGTAGAAGTGGAGATCCCCGTAGAAAATATGAAACCTAAGCCTCATCTGTTGAATACTGAGACAAAGATCCATGTAGACACTGTGGAAACAGGGATATCCATTAGAAAGATGGAAGTCGAGGTCCACCAGCAGGATGCAGAGATTGAGGCCCTTATACAAAAGGTAGAAACAGAGAGCCATAAAGAAGTGGAAAAGGAGCCATACCTACCAAATGTGGAAGCTGAGGTCCTGGCAGAGAAGACTGATGTAATGGTGGAAGCGGAACTTTCCACAGAGAAGGCAAAAGCAGAAATTCCTACAGAAAAAGCAACAATTCTGACAGAGGAGGCAGAAGCAGAGGTTCCTGTAGAAAAGGCATGTGGAAAAATGCATTTGGAGGCTTCTGCAGAGAAAATAGATACAGACGTGGAAGTGGGGTCCCCAGCAGAAAAGACTGATGTAAAGGTGGATGTGGATGCCTCCATAGCAAAAGTAGTTGAGGCTTCTGTAGAGAAAGAGGCAACACCGTTCCATATAGAAGAGGTGGAATCAGAGGTTGCCAAGAAAGTTGAAATGAAGGTTCCTGTACAAAAggtggatgtgaaagacctcacagAAGATACAAAAGTGGAAGATACAAAAGTCAACACAGAAGAAGCAAAAGTAGGCATTCCTTCAGTAATGGTGGAGGCAGTAGTGAATACAAAGGCCCTCACAGAGAACATAGATGTGGAGGCCCTTGCAGAGCAGTCAGAAGAAGCAGTGGAAGGAAAAGCTGCTGCCAAGTTAGCAAAGCAGAAGGAGATTCTGCAGAAGGTGGAGGCGGAGGACAAGTTTCAATCTGAGATAGACGATACTATGAATTCCATAATTTCAGTTGAAGTTCCAGTTTGTGCAGATTTACCGCAAGCAACTGTGACTGGTGACATAAGTAGAGTTACAGTGCAAAGTGGGATGCAAGATACCGCCAGTTCCTTTCAAGTAGAATATTTGGATTCCGTTGGATCTGAGGGTCCTTTTAAGGGTGAGGTTAAAAGTGCTGGTCTTGCCTTTGAACTAACATCAACTGAGCAAGCAGTAATTGACGAACCTgtggaaaggggggaaatcaaagttTTAACCTATAAACAAGATGCTGTTTTCATACAGAATTACCCAGCAGATGGCAAGCTTACTTTAGAATCTCAACACGTAGAAGAAATTTCTCCCCAAACAAATAAGCTAGGGGATGTCACACTTGCCTTTGAATCAAAATGCACAGAAGAAATTGTAACTGAGACCCCTATGCAGAAAGAAAAGTTTATACCCTTTATGGAGATTGAAGGAGAAGAATCAAAGAGCATGGATAGTGCTGCATCTGAAGTCCTTATGCAAAGTGAAAAGGAAAATTCACTTGCTTTGAAATCAAATTTCACAGAGGATGagttaactgaagatgctgtggAAAATAAGCTTGAAAACACAGAACTAGCAATTGAATCCAAACACACAAAAGGAGTAATTAAGGCTGCAGCAAAGACTGAAGTAGAAGGAGAAACCTTCGTCTCAGGGAGAGTTTCAGAAAGCTCTAAGAAAATAAAAGTACGATCACAGAAGTGCGTAACAGTGGAAACAGACAAATCAACTGAAAGCACTGAACAAGCTGCTAGTGGTGATGTACTTTATGCAGCTCCAATGCAGCAATGTCCCAAGCAACAGGAGGGTGTCACTACTGACATTCCTGAAATGCAAAGCTATGAAGCTTCTAAGTCCTCTGTGCCAGTAACAGCTGCAGCAGTTGAAGAGCAGGTCATTGAGGAAAGTGTTACTGTCACAGAAGGATCAGCGGAAACGTTGCAGTCTTTCTTAGAAGAGTCCAAAGAAACTGCATTCAAAATGGTACAGCAAGTGACCTTTGCTCACTCGGGTCTGAGGGCTCCAGGTTCTGATACTGAAGTTGTGTCATGGACTGAGAAGACAAAATCAGCAGCTGAGAAGCCAATTTTGCCAGCTGATGATGTGATCCAAACACACGTATTGGATTGCCTCCCCAAAATGAAATCAGCGCTCAGTCAAGATACTGAAAAACAGGTTCTGTCTCCAGAAAGAAGCCCCTCTTTGACACATATAGAATTACAAAAAGATGGTGTTCAGCATGTGACTATAGAGTCTCAGAGTACCAAAATTGTGCTTAAAATAATTCAGAATGCCGTTGATAAACTGGAGAAAACAGAAGATACCGCATCTGCGTCAAGTCTAGTGTGTGAAAATAAATCTCAAATTCGGGAAAGCATACACACTGATCAGCAGCTGGTTCCTACAAACCTGGAGGAACAAGAGACCCTCACAACAGAAGAAAATGTGCCTTTAACTTGTGACATGTCTGAAGATGGAGGAAGTTGGGACGCTAAAAGGGCAGATACTGATCGAGAAGCAGTGAAACACATGTCACGGTCAGATGAACATTTGGGCACTGTGACAACACTAGTGCAAGGTCATGGAGCCATGAATGAAACCGGGGAAAAGATTACCGAAGAGCTGGGCTTGCAGAAAGAAAATGGTGAAATAAAGCTTGAATCTGAAGTGGATGCTGCTGTTCCAGCAGAGACTGAGAGAATGACAGTGGAAGGTATTGTCTCAGGAGATCTACCCAAAGAGTCACTTGACATAGACCAACCAAAGCTAAAGGGTGTAGAAGCTGGAGAGATTGTTCAAATGCAAGAACACTTTATAGAGCAGCGAGCACATGCAAAAAGGAAAGAAGACCAGTCAATAGGACTTGGGgagacacacacagaggaaggtgTAAATAACCAAGACTACACATCCTGTGAGAGTCTACTGTTAAAATCAGAGCTCACTGAATCCTGA